The genomic region GCTGGAAGGCGGCTTCACCATGAGCCTGTGGGGCTTCTCGTTCGGCCTGGCCGCCATGGCAGGCTGCGGCATGCACCTGGTGGTGCTGAATCCGCGACTGGCACTGCTGGGTCACGCGCTCTGGGGCATCGGCACCGCCCTGGTGGGACTGCTGTGGCTGTACACGCTGCTGAGCATCGTGCGGGGCCGGTTCTTCGTGCGGGGATGAACGAACAACACGGGGAAAGGGTGCCGCCGTGCCCTTCTCCCGGCGCTGCTATCGACCGAGCCCCAGCTGGTCGGCCACGGCCCGGGCCCACTTGCGTGCCGGCAGGCCGTAGTCCTCTTCCAGCACGCGGGCGCGCGCCAGCAGCTGCCGGCGGCTGACCTGCAGGGGCGGCCCCTTCAGGGCCAGCAGCACCAGGTTGCCCTCGTCCTGCGGATCCAGCAGCAGCACCTGCGGGAAGATGGCACGGATGCGCTCCTCACTGCGTGCGAAGGAGGCATGGCGGCCAAACAGGTTGACCACCATGATGCCCGGCTCGGCCAGGCTTCGGTAGCAGCTTCGATAGAAGCGGCTGCCGTCATGCACGGGGCCGGCCGCCTCCTCGTCGTACAGGTCCACCTGGATGACGCCGAAGCCCTCCCGGTTGGCCGGATCACCGACAAAGTCGGCCGCATCGCCCTGCACCAGCATCAGCCGGTCGTCTTCCGGGGGCAGGCCGAACCACTGGCGCGCCACCCACGGCAGCTGCTGGCTGATCTCCACCACCGTGGTGGCCGTGTCCGGGCAATGGCGATGGGTGAACTTGGTGAGCGCGGCTGCCCCCAGCCCCAGCTGCAGCACCTGGGCCGGCGGCTCCAGGAACAGCAGCCAGGCCATCATGTCCTGGATGTAGGACAGCACCAGCTCATCAGGATGCTCGATGTCCATGGCGCCCTGCACCCAGGGCGAGCCGAAGTGCAGGTAGCGGATGCCGTCCAGCTCGGAGAAGCTGATGACGGGCTCGGAAACCCGCTTCGCCTGGCTGCGCTTACGCGGACTGCGGGTGCTGGTCCGGGTACCGTCGGTCTTCTGTCTGGCCATGCTCATGAGGGTGGGTGTTCGGGGTTGCAAGGAGAACCTGACCTGTCATTCGTGGCAAAGCACATTGACCAGACGTCCGAAAGGATCTCGCAGGAAGAAGCGGCGGACGCCCCAGGCCTCGGTGATGGGGCCATGCTCGATCGCCAGGCCTGACGCCAATGCACGACGATGGACCTCGTCAAGATTGTCGACTTCGATGGAGAGGTCTGGAACCGGTGTCCCCGCCCCTCCCTCGCAGGCAATGCTGATCTGCGGAGCCATCTGGCCGTCCGAGGCATACGTGACGATCCAGCCGTGATCCATCACCACGTCCATGTCGAGGATATCGGCATAGAAACGCCGGGCGTCTTCCAGCCGATCTGCCTTGATGTTGGTAATGATGCGTTTCACGGCCACGAGGACTCTCCTTCAAAATGCACAATGCGCCCCCCGAAGCATGGCTCCAGGAAGGCGCAAGGTTACTACGACTTACGTGCACCGGCCCCGATCTCGGAGCCGACAGCCGCGATCAGTGGCTGGAAGCCAGCAGCAGGTCGTTCATGCGGCGCACGAAGCCAACCGGATCTTCCAGCTTGCCGCCGTCGGCCAGCGTGGCCTGGTCGAACAGCAGGCTGGACCAGTCGTCGAAGCGACCATCTTCCTGCTTCAGGCGCTTGACCAGCGGATGCTCGGGGTTGATCTCCAGGATGGGGCGGCGGCTGGGCACGTCCTGACCGGCCTGCTTCAGCATCCGCTCCAGCGTGGCGCTCATGTCGCCCTTGTCGGACACCAGGCAGGCGGCCGAATCGGTCAGGCGATGGCTGACCTGCACGTCCTTGACGCGCTCGCCCAGCGTGCCTTTCAGGCGCTCGATCAGGTCCTTGAAGTCGGCAGCCGTTTCCTCGCTGGCCTTGCGCTCGGCCTCGTCCTCCAGATCGCCCAGATCCAGCCCGCCACGCGCCACCGACTGCAGCGGCGTGCCGTCGAATTCCTGCAGATGGCTGAGCATCCACTCGTCCACCCGGTCCGACAGCAGCAGCACCTCGATGCCCTTCTTGCGGAAGATCTCCAGATGCGGGCTCTGGCGTGCACCGGCCTCGGTGTCGGAGGTGATGTAGTAGATGGCCTTCTGGCCTTCCTTCATCCGTGCCTTGTACTGGGCCAGCGAGACCATGCCGTCCGCGTTGCGGATGTCGTCATCCAGCGCATCGGCGCCCTGTTCGGCGTTGCCCTCGCCCTTGATGACGGCGTCCTCGACCTCGGTGCCGGCAGGTTCAGACGCCTTGGCCTCGGCAGCCGGCACCGTGATGGCGATCGGCTCACCGGTGGTGCGGAAGCGCAGCAGCGCGGCGATCTTCTCGCGGTTCTTCGTGTCCTCGCCCACGCCCTCCTTCAGCACCTGCCCGAAGGCGCGCCAGAAGCGGACGTAGTCGGCCTGACGGTTCTCGGCCAGATCCTCCAGGAGCGTCAGCACGCGCCGGACGTTGCCCTCGCGGATCAGGCGGATGTCACGGCTTTCCTGCAGGATCTCGCGCGAGACGTTGAGCGGCAGGTCGCTGGAATCGACCACGCCGCGCACGAAGCGCAGGTAGGCAGGGATCAGCTGCTCGGCATCGTCCATGATGAAGACACGCCGCACGTACAGGCGCACGCCATGGCGCTGCTGGCGATCCCACAGGTCGAAGGGAGCGTGCCTGGGGATGTAGAGCAGCTGCGTGTACTCGGCACGACCTTCCACCCGGTTGTGGGTGTAGGCCAGCGGCCCCTCGAAGTCGTGGGTGATGTGACGATAGAACTCGTCGTATTCCTTCTCGGTGATCTCGTTGCGCGGGCGCTGCCACAGAGCCTTGGCCTGGTTGACGACCTCCCACTCGCCGGTGTCGACCATTTCCTGCTTCTCGGCATCCCACTTCTCGGCCTTCATGCGCACCGGCAGCGCGATGTGGTCGGAATAGCTGCGCACCAGCTGGCGCAGCTTGTACGGCTCCAGCAGCGAGTCGTATTCATGACCCTCTTCGGGGTCGGCATCGTTGTCACGCAGGTGCAGCGTGACGGTGGTGCCGCGCTCGGCGCGGGTGATGGTCTCGATGGTGAACTCGCCGTCGCCGGTGGACACCCAACGGATGGCCTGATCCTCGGCAGCGCCGGCACGGCGGCTTTCCACCGTGACCTTCTTGGCCACGATGAACGAGGAATAGAAGCCCACGCCGAACTGGCCGATGAGGTTGGAATCACGGGCACGGTCGCCGGTCAGCTGGCTGAAGAACTCGCGCGTGCCGGAGCGGGCGATGGTGCCCAGGTTCTTCACGGCCTCGTCACGGTTCATGCCGATGCCGTTGTCACGCACGCTGATGGTGCGCGCCTTGCGGTCGGTCTCGATCCAGATGCCCAGATCGCTGTCGCCACCATAGAGCTTGTCGTTGTCCAGGGCCTCGAAGCGCAGCTTGTCGCAGGCATCGGAGGCGTTGGAGATCAGCTCGCGCAGGAAGATGTCGCGGTTGCTGTAGAGGGAGTGGATCATCAGATCAAGCAGCTGCTTGATCTCGGTCTGGAATCCCAGGGTTTCCTTGTGGGTGTCGCTCATGGTGCTTGGTGGTTTGCAGATATCGTGGGAAAGCAGATAGGCGCGACACCTTCTTTTTCAAGGTCCTGGCGGGAAAGAAAATCCCGGACGCGCCCTCCGATGGCAGGCGGGGTCAGGCCGCCGGCTCGGTGCCGGGCAGCCATAGCCGCACGTCCTTCCAGCGCGGGTCAAGCTGCTTGCCCTTGCGGCCGCGGGTGCCGGTGTTGGCGGCGATCTCGCGGGTGCTCATCGTGCGGCTCTGCGGCTTGGCCATGCGGCCGGTGCCGGTAACGACAAGGCCGGTGTCGGCCGCAACGATGACCTGGCGCAGTTTCTCCTTCTTCTCCAGGCCCATCAGGGTCACGCCCCGGCCCCCCTTGTGCAGGGTCTTCACCTCGGACACGGGGTAGGCCAGCACCCTGCCCTTGTCGCCGCCGCCCTGACCGTCGCTCAGGCAGACGACGGTGGCATCCGTGCGGCTGGCATCGAACAGCACGGGGGGCAGCGGCACGTCACCTTCTTCCAGGGTGAGGAAGTGCTTGCCGGCCTTCATCCGGCTCTGCCAGTCACCGGCCACGCAGGTCAGGCCAAAGCCCTTCTCGGTGGCCAGCAGCACGCCCGCATCGGCCGGAGCCGCAAAGGCATGCAGGATCTGGGAACCGGCTTCCAGCTCGACGAAGCTGGTGACGGGCACCCCATCACCCCGCGCCGAGGGCAGTCCTGCCACTGGAATGGAATAGACCCGGCCGTTGCTGGCCAGGGCATGGAGCTGGTCAGTGGTCTTGACCTCGTATGCACCGGCCAGCTCGTCACCGGTCTTGAAGTTGAACTGGCGGGCATCGTGGCCATGCCCCTGACGGGACCGCACCCAGCCCTTGGCCGAGATGATGACGGTGACAGGCTCTTCCACCTGACGGGCCTCGACAGCCGCCTTCTCGGCAGCCTCGATGAGCGTGCGGCGGTCGTCGCCGTAAGTCTTGATGTCGGCCTCGATTTCCTTGATGACGGCCTTCTTCAGCGTGGCCTCGCTGCCCAGCAGGCCCTGCAGCTTCTTGCGCTCATCGAACAGCTCCTTCAGCTCCTGCTCGATGCGGATGGCCTCCAGGCGTGCCAGCTGGCGCAGGCGAATCTCCAGGATGTCCTCGGCCTGGCGCTCGGTCAGCCCGAAGGCCTGCATCAGCGCGGGCTTGGGCTCATCCGATTCACGGATGATGCGGATGACCTCGTCGATGTTGAGCAGTACCAGCTGCCGCCCTTCAAGGATGTGGATGCGGTCCTCGACCTTGCCCAGACGGTGGGCGCTGCGCCGGCGCACGGTGTGCAACCGGAAGTCGATCCATTCCTGCAGGATCTCGGTGAGCGTCTTCTGGCGGGGCCGCTTGTCCTGCCCCAGCATCACCAGGTTGATGGACACCGAAGTTTCCAGACTGGTGCAGGCCAGCAGCGTGTTGACCAGCAGCGCCTGCTCGATGCGGGAGGTCTTGGGCTCGAACACCAGGCGCACGGCGGCCTCGCGGCCGCTTTCGTCGCGCACGGCGTCCATCACGTTCAGGATCTGCGACTTGGCCTGCAGCTGCTCGGGCGTGAGCGCCTTCTTGCCGCTGCGCACCTTCGGGTTGCTCAGCTCCTCGACCTCTTCCAGCACCTTCTGGGACGAGACACCATGCGGCAGCTCATCGACAACCAGCTGCCACTGGCCCCGGGCCAGTTCCTCGATGTGATAGCGGGCACGCACGCGGATGGAGCCCCGGCCGCTGCGGTAGGCCTCGGCCAGGTCCGCACTGCTGCTGATGATCTGGCCGCCGCCCG from Lautropia mirabilis harbors:
- a CDS encoding class I SAM-dependent methyltransferase, yielding MSMARQKTDGTRTSTRSPRKRSQAKRVSEPVISFSELDGIRYLHFGSPWVQGAMDIEHPDELVLSYIQDMMAWLLFLEPPAQVLQLGLGAAALTKFTHRHCPDTATTVVEISQQLPWVARQWFGLPPEDDRLMLVQGDAADFVGDPANREGFGVIQVDLYDEEAAGPVHDGSRFYRSCYRSLAEPGIMVVNLFGRHASFARSEERIRAIFPQVLLLDPQDEGNLVLLALKGPPLQVSRRQLLARARVLEEDYGLPARKWARAVADQLGLGR
- a CDS encoding VOC family protein, with the protein product MAVKRIITNIKADRLEDARRFYADILDMDVVMDHGWIVTYASDGQMAPQISIACEGGAGTPVPDLSIEVDNLDEVHRRALASGLAIEHGPITEAWGVRRFFLRDPFGRLVNVLCHE
- the parC gene encoding DNA topoisomerase IV subunit A; this encodes MDTEIILDEEESTDGLTLARYAERAYLDYAISTIRSRALPDVSDGQKPVQRRILFAMHEMGLGPAAKPVKSARVVGDVLGKYHPHGDSAAYDAMVRMAQDFSLRYPLVDGQGNFGSRDGDGAAAMRYTEARLTQYARLLLDEIDQGTVEFVPNYDGSATEPELLPARLPMILLNGASGIAVAMATEIPSHNLVEVAQAAIALIRDPKLSHEALMQIMPGPDFPGGGQIISSSADLAEAYRSGRGSIRVRARYHIEELARGQWQLVVDELPHGVSSQKVLEEVEELSNPKVRSGKKALTPEQLQAKSQILNVMDAVRDESGREAAVRLVFEPKTSRIEQALLVNTLLACTSLETSVSINLVMLGQDKRPRQKTLTEILQEWIDFRLHTVRRRSAHRLGKVEDRIHILEGRQLVLLNIDEVIRIIRESDEPKPALMQAFGLTERQAEDILEIRLRQLARLEAIRIEQELKELFDERKKLQGLLGSEATLKKAVIKEIEADIKTYGDDRRTLIEAAEKAAVEARQVEEPVTVIISAKGWVRSRQGHGHDARQFNFKTGDELAGAYEVKTTDQLHALASNGRVYSIPVAGLPSARGDGVPVTSFVELEAGSQILHAFAAPADAGVLLATEKGFGLTCVAGDWQSRMKAGKHFLTLEEGDVPLPPVLFDASRTDATVVCLSDGQGGGDKGRVLAYPVSEVKTLHKGGRGVTLMGLEKKEKLRQVIVAADTGLVVTGTGRMAKPQSRTMSTREIAANTGTRGRKGKQLDPRWKDVRLWLPGTEPAA
- the htpG gene encoding molecular chaperone HtpG, which produces MSDTHKETLGFQTEIKQLLDLMIHSLYSNRDIFLRELISNASDACDKLRFEALDNDKLYGGDSDLGIWIETDRKARTISVRDNGIGMNRDEAVKNLGTIARSGTREFFSQLTGDRARDSNLIGQFGVGFYSSFIVAKKVTVESRRAGAAEDQAIRWVSTGDGEFTIETITRAERGTTVTLHLRDNDADPEEGHEYDSLLEPYKLRQLVRSYSDHIALPVRMKAEKWDAEKQEMVDTGEWEVVNQAKALWQRPRNEITEKEYDEFYRHITHDFEGPLAYTHNRVEGRAEYTQLLYIPRHAPFDLWDRQQRHGVRLYVRRVFIMDDAEQLIPAYLRFVRGVVDSSDLPLNVSREILQESRDIRLIREGNVRRVLTLLEDLAENRQADYVRFWRAFGQVLKEGVGEDTKNREKIAALLRFRTTGEPIAITVPAAEAKASEPAGTEVEDAVIKGEGNAEQGADALDDDIRNADGMVSLAQYKARMKEGQKAIYYITSDTEAGARQSPHLEIFRKKGIEVLLLSDRVDEWMLSHLQEFDGTPLQSVARGGLDLGDLEDEAERKASEETAADFKDLIERLKGTLGERVKDVQVSHRLTDSAACLVSDKGDMSATLERMLKQAGQDVPSRRPILEINPEHPLVKRLKQEDGRFDDWSSLLFDQATLADGGKLEDPVGFVRRMNDLLLASSH